The Solanum stenotomum isolate F172 unplaced genomic scaffold, ASM1918654v1 scaffold1704, whole genome shotgun sequence genome includes a region encoding these proteins:
- the LOC125850434 gene encoding uncharacterized protein LOC125850434, which produces MTDSGASDQNGLGLVTVLRDEPETSEGMEPIPYDVHIANLMQKMADMQSEIDLLRNLTNLSITLNTPLPEHGTNTTTLPLFPHVDSPTPQYFPPNPSLHKTNPTASKQSTNPQQPNFPQNNSQQANPLPFTTPYAPQTSLTQTPVIQTNPLTQTTPLTQTALPSQKYQTTQHIPVAHTAIPNMQYVPQVYVAEAQPFLNPMPTLLEVDPYEEMEKEARSRTDDNVAREIHNLKEAFKNIQVHKGVEGLEYEDLCVHPDVELPVWYKVPKFDVFDGKGNPRAHLRSYCDKLVGVGKDEAIRMKLFIRSLTGEALDWYTSRDPQKWNSWGAMAQEFMDRFKFNTEAIPDRFYLMKLEKKSTESFREYAMRWRADAAKVQPPMAESEMTSLFIQSQKDATYYEKMISVVGQKFFEVVRMGEFIEEGIKTGRITNLAALQATSKAIQSDSIGGALKKRKDGVSAVMTIQERVLQPIQGRIPNPLPGWYDETKHCAYHSGAAGHDTESCLTLKDKIEALIKEGIIQLKGVAPNVNNNPLPNHGNVNMITVDEDCNLEGTIVPVKIENNVETSALISPVITVQAQAPIEVEVFLPKPRIIALVAQSSPLDTNAVPWDYSIDARDKGKGKIVVEAAAAGMTRSGHCYAPEEVVRGGPNKENNQKRVVTEAEVEDFWRKMPTKEYSVVEQLKKTPAQISLKALLMNSATHRNALVKVLNEAYVPAETTSESFSAMVGQVLEANKVTFHEDELLPEGLGHNKALNITVRCRDKFISRVLIDNGSAVNICPFTTLRALGIDIGKIRESHVRVRGFDGTQRGVIGEIDLPLQIGPVEFIVEFQVLDISASYNLLLGRPWIHMAGAVPSTLHQILKFVWNHQEIVVHGEGNNSIYPENSVPVIESMEELDGSVFHIREIVCATQVGKANLPRVLMMVAWEMLKNGFIPGQGLGAKLDGIVEPIQLPGQKYTFGLGYEPTPEEISSANLKRKNDNPLPQPIPPLNQSFSKAFAAEGLEEAIEDNLTEGLKNLFIEETECNMILEDCTEAPTIWDAMPGDALNNWTCNPSSFLRESCKQTNKSVNAENVTCNETSEQTPNSEQTFAEYEENVQSGELTKEFEHFENKEKPNLDETETINLGDSAELVRDTRISVHLTSSQRKELIDLLRQYIDVFAWSYDDMPGLSTDIVSHRLPIDPSCPPVKQKPRKIKPDLSLKVKEEVSKQFDANVIRVTKYPMWLANIVPVPKKDGKIRVCVDYRDLNKASPKDDFPLPNIHILIDNCAKHELQSFVDCFAGYHQILMDEEDAEKTAFITPWGVYCYRVMPFGLKNAGATYMRAMTTIFHDMIHKEIEVYVDDVIIKSRKSSDHITDLKKFFDRLRRYNLKLNPAKCAFGVPAGKLLGFIVSRKGIELDPSKIKAIQDLPPPKSRKDVMSFLGRLNYISRFIAQSTVICEPIFKLLRKDAATKWTEDCQKAFERIKEYLSSPPVLVPPESGRPLLLYLSVSDNAFGCVLGQHDETGKKEQAIYYLSKKFTPYEARYTLLERTCCALTWVAQKLRHYLCAYTTFLISRMDPLKYIFQKPMPTGRLAKWQILLCEFDIVYVTQKAIKGQALADHLAENPVDKEYRPLKTYFPDEEVLFIREDISEEYPGWRMFFDGAANSKGVGAGAVLISESGQHYPISTKFRFLCTNNIAEYEACILRLRMAVDMNIQELLVIGDSDLLIHQVQGEWSTKNVKILPYLLCVKELCKKFVKIEFKHIPRAQNEFADALATLASMIQHPDKNYIDPIKVNVQDQPIYCFHVDEEPDGEPWYYDIKRYLREGDYPEGVNNVQKRTLRRLANHFFLSGEILYRRTPDLGLLRCVDSQEASKLIEETHRGTCGPHMNGFTLAKKILRAGYFWMTMETDCIRFVRKCHQCQIHGDLIRVPPNELNVTSSPWPFILVAIDYFTKWVEASSYKSVTKKVVTDFVRNNIICRFGIPESIITDNGANLNSGLMHEICEKFKIIHRNSTPYRPQMNGAVEAANKNIKRILRKMIDNYKHWHESLSFALLGYRTTIRTSTGATPYLLVYGTEAVLPMEVEIPSLRIIQEAELSDAKWTQSRYEQLMLIDEKRMNAVCHGQLYQHRMAKAFNKKVRLRQFEPGQLVLKRIFPHQDEAKGKFAPNWQGPYMVHRVLTGGALILAEMDDKIWPKAINADAVKRYYI; this is translated from the exons ATGACTGATTCAGGTGCATCTGATCAAAACGGTTTGGGACTCGTCACTGTCCTGAGAGATGAACCCGAGACTTCGGAAGGAATGGAACCAATCCCTTATGATGTACACATTGCCAATTTGATGCAAAAAATGGCCGATATGCAAAGTGAGATTGATCTACTTCGAAACCTCACCAATTTGTCCATCACTTTGAACACGCCACTTCCTGAGCATGGAACAAACACAACTACTCTGCCTCTTTTTCCACATGTTGACTCTCCTACTCCTCAATACTTTCCACCAAACCCTTCCCTTCACAAGACCAATCCAACTGCTTCCAAACAATCCACCAACCCTCAACAACCCAACTTTCCACAAAACAATTCGCAACAAGCCAACCCTTTACCCTTCACTACCCCATATGCGCCCCAAACTTCACTTACCCAAACTCCAGTCATCCAAACTAACCCACTTACCCAAACTACCCCACTCACCCAAACCGCCTTACCTTCCCAAAAATACCAAACGACCCAACATATACCGGTGGCACACACTGCAATCCCTAACATGCAATATGTGCCTCAAGTATATGTAGCGGAAGCTCAACCTTTCCTTAATCCAATGCCAACCCTGCTAGAAGTCGATCCATATGAAGAGATGGAGAAAGAAGCAAGGTCAAGAACAGATGACAATGTAGCAAGGGAGATTCATAATTTGAAGGAAGCTTTCAAAAATATCCAAGTCCATAAGGGGGTTGAAGGTCTTGAATATGAGGATTTATGTGTTCATCCCGATGTTGAATTACCCGTGTGGTATAAGGTACCAAAATTTGATGTATTTGATGGGAAGGGAAATCCTCGAGCTCATTTAAGGTCGTATTGTGACAAGTTAGTTGGAGTGGGGAAAGATGAGGCCATTAGAATGAAGTTGTTTATAAGGAGTTTGACAGGAGAGGCCCTTGATTGGTACACGAGTCGAGACCCACAGAAATGGAATAGTTGGGGTGCGATGGCGCAAGAATTCATGGATAGGTTCAAGTTTAACACTGAGGCAATTCCGGACAGGTTCTACTTGATGAAGTTGGAAAAGAAGTCAACAGAGTCATTCAGAGAGTATGCAATGCGGTGGAGAGCAGATGCCGCAAAAGTTCAACCACCAATGGCAGAAAGTGAGATGACCTCTCTTTTTATACAATCCCAAAAAGATGCAACGTACTATGAAAAGATGATAAGTGTTGTAGGGCAAAAGTTCTTTGAGGTTGTCAGGATGGGAGAATTTATTGAAGAAGGTATTAAAACTGGGAGAATCACTAATTTGGCAGCCCTGCAGGCGACAAGTAAGGCAATTCAGTCGGATTCAATCGGAGGAGCCCTTAAGAAGAGGAAGGACGGTGTATCTGCTGTCATGACTATCCAGGAAC GAGTACTCCAACCAATCCAAGGACGAATTCCCAATCCCCTTCCTGGATGGTATGACGAGACTAAGCACTGTGCATATCATTCCGGAGCTGCTGGACATGATACTGAAAGTTGCCTTACTCTCAAAGATAAGATTGAGGCATTGATCAAAGAAGGAATCATTCAACTTAAAGGTGTTGCCCCAAATGTAAACAACAACCCACTGCCAAATCATGGCAATGTTAACATGATCACCGTTGATGAAGATTGCAACTTGGAAGGGACCATAGTACCAGTCAAGATAGAGAATAATGTCGAGACATCGGCCTTGATTTCTCCTGTAATCACAGTCCAAGCACAAGCGCCAATTGAAGTGGAAGTTTTTCTTCCCAAGCCTAGGATCATAGCCCTTGTCGCTCAATCATCCCCTCTTGACACTAATGCAGTTCCTTGGGATTACTCGATTGATGCAAGGGacaaaggaaaaggaaagataGTTGTAGAAGCTGCTGCTGCAGGAATGACAAGATCCGGGCATTGTTATGCCCCTGAAGAAGTTGTACGAGGAGGACCAAACAAGgaaaacaaccaaaaaagggTTGTGACAGAGGCTGAAGTGGAAGATTTCTGGAGGAAGATGCCAACTAAGGAATATTCAGTTGTTGAACAGCTAAAGAAAACTCCTGCTCAAATTTCCTTAAAGGCCTTATTGATGAATTCTGCAACTCATAGGAATGCTTTGGTGAAGGTTTTAAATGAAGCTTATGTTCCAGCTGAGACCACTAGTGAGAGCTTTTCTGCCATGGTAGGACAAGTTTTGGAAGCTAACAAAGTCACCTTTCATGAAGATGAGTTGTTGCCTGAAGGTTTGGGACATAACAAAGCGTTGAACATTACTGTCAGATGTAGGGATAAGTTTATTTCCAGAGTTCTGATTGATAATGGTTCAGCTGTTAACATATGCCCTTTCACTACTCTTCGAGCTTTGGGAATTGACATTGGAAAGATTCGTGAAAGTCATGTAAGGGTTAGAGGATTTGATGGGACACAAAGGGGAGTCATTGGAGAAATTGATCTGCCATTGCAAATTGGACCTGTGGAGTTCATTGTAGAATTCCAAGTGTTGGATATATCTGCTAGTTATAATTTGTTACTTGGAAGGCCATGGATTCATATGGCTGGTGCGGTCCCTTCCACTTTGCaccagattttgaaatttgtttggaaCCATCAGGAAATTGTTGTTCATGGAGAAGGTAACAACTCAATATATCCTGAAAATTCAGTCCCTGTTATTGAAAGTATGGAGGAGTTGGATGGGTCTGTATTCCATATTAGGGAAATTGTGTGTGCTACTCAAGTTGGAAAGGCGAATTTGCCACGTGTGCTTATGATGGTGGCTTGGGAAATGTTGAAGAATGGTTTTATCCCGGGTCAAGGTCTTGGAGCGAAATTGGATGGAATAGTGGAACCAATTCAATTGCCTGGTCAGAAATACACCTTTGGTCTTGGATACGAGCCTACTCCTGAAGAAATCTCGTCGGCTAATctcaaaaggaaaaatgacaatCCCTTACCACAACCTATCCCGCCCTTGAATCAGTCATTTTCCAAGGCGTTTGCTGCAGAAGGATTAGAAGAAGCTATTGAAGATAACCTCACAGAAGGACTCAAAAACTTGTTCATTGAAGAAACGGAATGCAATATGATTTTGGAGGACTGCACTGAGGCCCCGACCATATGGGATGCTATGCCTGGAGATGCTTTGAACAATTGGACTTGTAACCCGTCCTCGTTCCTCCGGGAATCTTG CAAGCAAACTAATAAATCTGTCAATGCCGAGAATGTGACATGTAATGAAACGAGCGAACAAACCCCGAACAGTGAACAAACTTTTGCAGAATATGAAGAAAATGTGCAGTCTGGAGAGTTGACCAAGGAGTTTGAACATTTTGAGAATAAAGAAAAGCCAAACTTGGATGAAACAGAGACGATAAATTTGGGAGATTCGGCAGAGTTGGTGAGAGATACAAGAATTAGTGTCCATTTGACTTCGTCCCAAAGAAAAGAACTTATTGATCTTTTGAGACAATACATAGATGTGTTTGCATGGTCTTACGATGATATGCCAGGTCTAAGCACGGATATTGTTTCACACAGATTGCCAATTGATCCCTCTTGCCCCCCAGTAAAGCAAAAGCCGAGAAAGATCAAGCCTGATTTGAGTTTAAAGGTTAAGGAAGAAGTCTCCAAGCAATTTGATGCCAATGTCATTCGGGTCACCAAGTATCCCATGTGGTTGGCCAACATAGTACCAGTgccaaagaaagatggaaaaatcAGAGTATGCGTAGATTATCGAGATCTCAACAAGGCTAGTCCGAAAGATGATTTTCCTCTCCCAAACATTCATATACTTATTGATAATTGTGCAAAGCATGAGTTGCAGTCATTTGTTGATTGCTTTGCAGGATATCATCAGATTCTAATGGATGAAGAGGATGCGGAAAAAACTGCATTCATCACGCCTTGGGGAGTGTATTGTTATCGGGTAATGCCTTTTGGACTCAAGAATGCAGGGGCAACATATATGAGAGCTATGACTACCATATTTCATGATATGATCCATAAGGAGATTGAagtttatgtggatgatgtCATCATCAAGTCACGGAAGAGCTCAGATCATATAACAGATTTAAAGAAGTTCTTTGACAGATTAAGGCGGTACAATCTGAAGTTAAATCCCGCAAAGTGTGCATTTGGTGTCCCTGCCGGGAAGCTATTGGGTTTCATCGTGAGTAGGAAAGGGATAGAGCTGGATCCTTCAAAGATAAAGGCTATTCAAGACTTGCCTCCTCCAAAGAGTCGAAAGGATGTAATGAGTTTTCTTGGTCGCCTCAATTACATTAGTCGATTCATTGCACAATCTACTGTAATTTGCGAGCCAATCTTCAAGTTGCTGAGGAAAGATGCTGCAACAAAATGGACGGAAGATTGTCAGAAAGCTTTTGAAAGAATCAAGGAGTATTTATCTAGTCCACCAGTCTTGGTGCCCCCAGAATCTGGAAGACCGCTGTTGTTGTATTTGTCAGTGTCTGACAATGCATTTGGATGTGTGCTGGGACAACATGACGAAACTGGAAAGAAGGAGCAAGCTATATACtacttgagcaaaaagttcactccTTATGAAGCTCGGTATACTTTATTGGAGCGCActtgttgtgctttgacttgggtTGCACAAAAGCTGAGACATTATTTATGTGCGTATACCACTTTTCTCATCTCAAGGATGGATCCACTCAAGTATATATTTCAGAAGCCTATGCCCACTGGAAGGTTGGCGAAGTGGCAAATTTTGCTATGTGAATTCGACATTGTTTATGTCACTCAAAAGGCCATCAAGGGACAAGCGCTAGCTGATCATCTCGCTGAAAATCCCGTGGATAAAGAGTACAGGCCTCTTAAAACTTATTTCCCTGATGAAGAGGTTTTATTTATTAGAGAGGATATTTCCGAAGAATATCCCGGGTGGAGAATGTTTTTTGATGGTGCTGCGAATTCCAAAGGAGTCGGTGCTGGAGCAGTGTTGATTTCAGAATCAGGTCAACATTATCCTATCTCAACAAAGTTCAGATTCCTATGCACAAATAATATTGCGGAGTACGAGGCTTGTATTCTTAGGCTTAGAATGGCTGTTGACATGAATATACAAGAATTGTTGGTTATAGGTGATTCCGACTTATtgattcatcaggttcaaggCGAATGGAGCACCAAGAATGTGAAGATACTCCCATATTTGTTGTGTGTGAAAGAATTGTGCAAGAAATTCGTCAAGATAGAATTCAAGCATATTCCACGAGCTCAGAACGAGTTTGCAGATGCGTTGGCAACACTGGCTTCTATGATTCAACATCCAGACAAAAACTATATAGATCCAATCAAGGTCAATGTGCAGGATCAACCAATCTATTGTTTCCATGTAGATGAAGAACCGGATGGAGAACCTTGGTACTATGACATTAAGAGGTATCTCAGAGAAGGAGACTATCCAGAAGGAGTAAACAATGTTCAAAAGAGGACACTTCGGAGACTCGCAAATCACTTTTTCCTAAGTGGAGAAATCCTATATAGGAGAACTCCAGATTTGGGATTGTTAAGATGTGTTGACTCTCAAGAGGCAAGCAAGTTGATTGAAGAAACACATAGGGGTACATGTGGGCCACACATGAATGGTTTCACTTTGGCAAAGAAGATTCTACGAGCTGGATATTTTTGGATGACCATGGAAACAGATTGCATCCGTTTTGTGAGAAAGTGTCATCAATGTCAGATTCATGGTGATTTGATTCGGGTTCCACCGAATGAGCTAAATGTGACAAGTTCTCCTTGGCC GTTCATTCTGGTAGCTATTGATTACTTCACAAAGTGGGTAGAAGCATCTTCATACAAGTCTGTGACAAAGAAGGTGGTGACAGATTTTGTTCGTAATAACATCATTTGTAGATTTGGGATCCCCGAGTCAATTATTACAGATAATGGAGCTAATCTCAATAGTGGTTTGATGCATGAGATATGCGAGAAGTTCAAAATTATTCACCGCAATTCCACTCCTTATCGACCTCAGATGAATGGAGCAGTTGAGGCCGccaacaaaaatatcaaaaggaTATTACGGAAAATGATTGATAACTACAAGCATTGGCATGAGAGTTTGTCATTTGCCCTTCTTGGCTACCGCACCACAATCAGGACTTCGACTGGGGCAACACCTTATCTTTTGGTTTATGGAACAGAAGCAGTATTACCAATGGAAGTTGAAATACCATCTCTGAGgatcatccaagaagctgagTTAAGTGATGCCAAGTGGACGCAAAGCCGGTATGAACAATTGATGCTCATTGATGAAAAAAGAATGAATGCAGTTTGTCACGGGCAACTTTACCAACACAGGATGGCCAAAGCTTTCAACAAGAAAGTAAGATTGAGACAGTTTGAACCGGGACAATTGGTGTTGAAGCGAATATTCCCACACCAAGATGAAGCTAAGGGGAAGTTTGCACCTAATTGGCAAGGACCTTACATGGTTCACCGAGTACTGACTGGAGGAGCTTTGATTCTAGCAGAAATGGATGACAAGATATGGCCAAAAGCTATCAATGCAGATGCGGTTAAGAGATACTACATCTAG